A genome region from Thermococcus onnurineus NA1 includes the following:
- a CDS encoding 4-phosphopantoate--beta-alanine ligase, with protein sequence MVKIPKSHPRYWSLYYREKIIEGMEKGMTAKAGLIAHGRGEAFDYLIGERTIEPAERAMRAAVAKLLLAENPVVSVNGNVAALVPKETIELARALNAKLEINLFYRTEDRVKAIAEELRKYDPEIELLGINPTKRIPGLEHERGKVDENGIWKADVVVVPLEDGDRTEALVRMGKFVITIDLNPLSRSARMADITIVDNIVRAYPRMTELAREMKDYSRGELIRIIEEYDNGKTLNDVLLHIRDRLTKLAEGGIWRKKQLD encoded by the coding sequence ATGGTGAAAATACCCAAGAGCCATCCACGCTACTGGAGCCTCTACTATAGAGAGAAGATCATCGAGGGAATGGAGAAGGGAATGACGGCGAAGGCCGGCTTGATCGCCCACGGTAGGGGAGAGGCCTTCGACTATCTCATCGGCGAAAGGACGATAGAACCTGCTGAGAGGGCCATGAGAGCAGCGGTCGCGAAGCTCCTCCTTGCGGAGAATCCCGTTGTCTCTGTGAACGGCAACGTTGCCGCTTTGGTGCCGAAGGAGACAATAGAGCTCGCCAGAGCACTCAATGCCAAACTCGAGATAAACCTCTTCTATCGCACGGAGGATCGTGTTAAAGCGATAGCAGAAGAACTCCGCAAATACGATCCCGAGATAGAGCTCCTCGGTATAAACCCAACAAAGAGGATTCCCGGCCTAGAGCACGAGCGCGGAAAAGTCGATGAGAATGGCATCTGGAAGGCCGACGTGGTAGTCGTTCCTCTGGAGGACGGTGACAGGACCGAGGCCCTCGTTAGGATGGGCAAATTTGTGATAACCATTGATTTGAACCCATTATCTCGTTCAGCGAGGATGGCAGATATAACCATCGTAGACAACATCGTCAGGGCTTATCCGAGGATGACAGAGCTCGCTCGTGAAATGAAGGACTACAGCAGGGGGGAGCTCATCAGAATTATCGAGGAGTATGACAATGGAAAAACGCTGAACGACGTACTTCTCCACATAAGGGACAGACTAACTAAGCTCGCGGAAGGTGGGATATGGCGGAAGAAGCAGCTCGATTAG
- a CDS encoding sulfide/dihydroorotate dehydrogenase-like FAD/NAD-binding protein: protein MGYKITKKENLSAIDFFMEVEAPHIARSWKVGQFVVLIPDEKGERVPMSVYYADDGRIGMFLRRHGITTFKLWYEFDVGDEILSITGPLGKPIDVKYYGNVVFVSDAVCAQAESYATLKAMKEVGNYTIAIQTFENAANVYPEKYLAKPVADEHYLTTEDGSVGIKGHYLDVLKELIEKDKVDIVFGGGKLGSLKKLAELTRPYGIPTIVTVRQIMVDGTGMCGSCRVLYDGEIKFACRDGPMMDAHKIDWDDAIKRNARFAEQEKIARERYLAKLREKGVI, encoded by the coding sequence ATGGGATATAAGATAACAAAAAAGGAGAACCTGAGCGCCATAGACTTCTTCATGGAGGTCGAGGCACCTCACATAGCTCGCTCCTGGAAGGTGGGCCAGTTTGTGGTTTTGATCCCCGATGAGAAGGGCGAAAGAGTCCCGATGTCTGTCTATTATGCTGATGACGGAAGGATAGGTATGTTTCTCAGGCGCCATGGAATCACAACCTTCAAGCTCTGGTATGAGTTTGACGTTGGAGACGAGATTCTCAGTATAACAGGCCCTCTTGGAAAGCCGATTGACGTCAAGTACTACGGCAACGTTGTCTTTGTCTCGGATGCCGTCTGTGCACAGGCCGAGAGCTACGCAACGCTCAAGGCAATGAAAGAAGTTGGAAACTACACTATAGCGATTCAGACCTTTGAGAACGCCGCAAACGTTTATCCAGAGAAGTACCTAGCAAAACCGGTGGCAGACGAGCACTACCTCACAACGGAGGATGGGAGCGTTGGCATAAAGGGCCACTACCTTGATGTCCTCAAGGAACTCATCGAGAAGGACAAGGTGGATATAGTCTTCGGCGGTGGAAAGCTCGGCTCCCTCAAAAAACTCGCTGAGCTAACAAGGCCCTACGGAATCCCCACGATAGTCACGGTCAGGCAGATAATGGTTGACGGAACAGGAATGTGTGGTTCGTGTAGGGTTCTTTACGACGGTGAGATAAAGTTCGCCTGCAGGGACGGGCCGATGATGGATGCTCACAAAATAGACTGGGACGATGCCATAAAGAGGAACGCCCGCTTTGCTGAGCAGGAGAAAATTGCAAGAGAGAGATACCTTGCCAAGCTGAGGGAGAAGGGGGTGATCTGA
- the gltA gene encoding NADPH-dependent glutamate synthase: MARAKPKLIKERVPTPEVPVEERVRSFVEVNLGYDFASALKEAERCIQCPPEYAPCIKGCPVHINIPGFIRALRENPDNPDEAVKNALRVIWNDNTLPAVTGRVCPQEEQCEAPCVMGKVGEPINIGKLERFVADYARKHGIEEALLREFMGGNGGMKGKVAVVGSGPAGLTCAGELAKMGYKVTIFEALHKPGGVLIYGIPEFRLPKEILEKEIAKLRELGVEIKLDYIVGKTVTLEELLEEYDAVFIGTGAGTPKLLNIPGILLDRIYTANEFLTRINLMKAYLFPEYDEPIAIGKKTIVIGAGNTAMDAARSALRLGTEVTIAYRRGREDMTARIEEIQHAEEEGVKFEFFVNPVEFIGDENGKVKAVKFEKMRPLDERDSRGKRKIVGTGEYITLEADTVIIAIGLEPNRIISEEATGLKTNSDGTLVVDENLMTSIPGVFAGGDAIRGEATVILAMGDGKKAAKAIHNYIQAKKANA; encoded by the coding sequence ATGGCGAGAGCCAAACCTAAGCTTATCAAGGAGCGCGTTCCCACTCCGGAAGTGCCAGTGGAGGAGAGGGTGAGGAGCTTCGTCGAGGTTAACCTCGGTTATGACTTTGCTTCGGCCCTAAAGGAAGCGGAGCGCTGCATACAGTGTCCACCCGAGTACGCGCCATGCATCAAAGGATGCCCTGTCCATATAAACATACCAGGATTCATAAGGGCCCTCCGTGAGAACCCTGATAACCCGGATGAAGCCGTCAAGAACGCCCTGCGTGTAATATGGAACGACAATACCTTACCTGCTGTTACGGGAAGGGTCTGCCCGCAAGAGGAGCAGTGTGAGGCTCCCTGTGTGATGGGTAAGGTCGGAGAGCCGATAAACATAGGCAAGCTGGAGAGGTTCGTGGCTGACTACGCGAGGAAGCACGGCATAGAGGAGGCGCTCCTCAGGGAATTCATGGGGGGCAATGGGGGAATGAAGGGAAAGGTCGCAGTGGTCGGAAGCGGGCCTGCTGGCCTGACCTGTGCGGGAGAGCTTGCGAAGATGGGCTACAAGGTTACCATCTTCGAGGCCCTTCACAAGCCAGGTGGAGTACTCATCTATGGAATTCCCGAATTCAGGCTCCCGAAGGAAATACTCGAGAAGGAGATAGCAAAGCTCAGGGAGTTGGGAGTTGAGATAAAGCTAGACTACATCGTCGGGAAGACTGTAACTCTTGAGGAACTCCTTGAAGAGTACGATGCAGTCTTTATCGGCACCGGTGCCGGTACTCCAAAGCTCCTGAACATACCCGGGATCCTTCTCGACAGGATTTACACCGCAAACGAGTTCCTCACGAGGATTAACCTCATGAAGGCCTACCTCTTCCCCGAATATGACGAGCCGATAGCGATAGGAAAGAAGACAATCGTTATTGGGGCTGGAAATACGGCGATGGATGCAGCGCGCTCCGCCCTCAGGCTCGGTACTGAAGTTACGATAGCCTACCGTCGCGGAAGGGAAGACATGACCGCCCGTATCGAAGAGATTCAGCACGCTGAGGAAGAAGGTGTTAAGTTTGAGTTCTTCGTGAACCCGGTCGAGTTCATAGGGGACGAGAACGGTAAAGTGAAGGCAGTGAAGTTCGAGAAGATGAGGCCGCTCGATGAGCGCGATAGCAGAGGTAAGAGGAAGATAGTTGGCACCGGTGAGTACATAACGCTGGAAGCCGACACTGTCATCATCGCCATTGGCCTTGAACCCAACAGAATAATAAGCGAGGAAGCCACCGGTCTCAAAACGAACTCCGATGGAACACTTGTGGTGGACGAGAACCTCATGACGAGCATCCCGGGCGTCTTTGCAGGCGGAGACGCAATAAGGGGAGAAGCGACCGTCATCCTAGCGATGGGTGATGGAAAGAAGGCGGCAAAGGCCATCCACAATTACATACAGGCCAAGAAGGCGAACGCTTGA
- a CDS encoding deoxycytidylate deaminase translates to MSVEIFLDREKAARIKRIRPTKDEYFMLIAKLVSLRATCPRLRVGAVAVKDGYILATGYNGAPRGMEHCIDVGCLIVDGHCHRAVHAEQNVIAMAARKGISLEGATLYVTHFPCDTCFKLVINAGIKEIVYEEMYPNEATEVLLREAQEKGIVKIRQFRLPKERVKLFLEELFGEFVED, encoded by the coding sequence ATGAGCGTTGAAATCTTCCTAGACCGGGAAAAGGCAGCGCGCATAAAGCGCATCAGGCCAACCAAGGACGAGTACTTTATGCTGATAGCGAAACTTGTGAGCCTTAGAGCAACCTGTCCAAGGCTCCGCGTTGGCGCCGTTGCCGTCAAGGACGGGTACATACTTGCAACAGGCTACAACGGTGCGCCGAGGGGAATGGAGCACTGTATTGATGTAGGCTGCCTCATAGTGGACGGCCACTGCCACAGGGCGGTTCACGCGGAGCAGAACGTCATAGCCATGGCAGCCAGAAAGGGCATAAGCCTCGAGGGGGCAACTCTCTACGTCACCCACTTCCCCTGCGACACCTGCTTCAAGTTAGTCATCAACGCAGGCATAAAGGAGATAGTATACGAGGAAATGTACCCCAACGAGGCAACTGAAGTACTCCTCAGGGAAGCACAGGAGAAAGGAATAGTGAAGATAAGGCAGTTCAGACTCCCGAAAGAGAGGGTGAAGCTCTTCCTGGAGGAGCTCTTCGGAGAGTTTGTGGAGGATTAA
- a CDS encoding helix-turn-helix domain-containing protein produces MLEKEKEALAKRIAGEITLSSDPGKTMRKWREIFGISQTELAEYLGVSSSVISDYEGGRRKSPGASTIRKFVEALLEIDERRGGNVIKAFSKTIGSELPTSAILDIREFALPITIKDLVGAVKGEVVANMHLLDRRIYGYTVVDSIKAILEMSAEEFLKLYGWTTERALIFTKVTTGRSPMIAVRVQGLKPAVVVLHGIKKLDELAVKLAERERVPLVISHAGSEAELITGLRRLVEKTEMEL; encoded by the coding sequence ATGCTTGAAAAGGAGAAAGAAGCTCTTGCCAAGAGGATAGCCGGAGAAATAACCCTCTCCTCCGACCCCGGAAAGACCATGCGCAAATGGAGGGAGATATTCGGCATAAGTCAGACGGAGCTCGCCGAATACCTTGGCGTCTCTTCTTCTGTCATAAGCGACTACGAGGGTGGGAGAAGAAAGAGCCCCGGTGCTTCAACCATCAGGAAGTTCGTTGAGGCTCTCCTGGAGATAGACGAGCGGAGAGGAGGAAACGTCATAAAAGCCTTTAGCAAGACCATTGGAAGTGAGCTTCCGACCAGCGCTATCCTTGATATAAGGGAGTTCGCACTGCCCATCACAATCAAAGATCTCGTTGGAGCCGTCAAGGGTGAAGTTGTTGCAAACATGCACCTTCTGGATAGAAGGATATACGGATATACAGTCGTTGACAGTATAAAGGCGATCCTTGAGATGTCGGCGGAAGAGTTCCTCAAGCTCTACGGCTGGACGACTGAGAGGGCGCTAATATTCACCAAGGTAACGACCGGAAGGAGTCCAATGATAGCCGTCCGCGTTCAGGGGCTCAAGCCGGCAGTAGTCGTCCTTCACGGCATCAAGAAGCTCGATGAGCTTGCGGTAAAACTGGCCGAGCGCGAGAGGGTCCCACTGGTGATTTCCCACGCGGGAAGTGAGGCAGAACTTATAACGGGGCTGAGAAGACTTGTAGAAAAGACAGAGATGGAGCTCTAA
- a CDS encoding tyrosine-type recombinase/integrase, whose amino-acid sequence MYVQGARGLREKVLGNGVGTWRNVREHKRSIRVTWDMADDFLREYREKYEAGVIAYSTYRNVSFAITRFFEFLVEVVGVQEVYEIDRDILQHFFIWAAKKGYKRRTLEKLITYVGKLIRRIEMLQLTFLGFEFNYRAVLGGKGIKRFDSDDLDWDAPDAEDIQHTLDELHHRYERGELSELVYDRLRLIVLLGAYTGARGTEMSRIKVKHIFFEEGLLQLFRDKIENEYEKMTLVPIHPVLSRYLKYYIGKYGLSRGDLLFGSSVKTGGIDIDKYLYRYGISKMLRLRDMRKFFANTLIESGAVLSFEYLMGHSVRNNIKTISFVHYIARAKLIPIVRQEYFTAFANINFDPHLDTGLDTSGQEGAS is encoded by the coding sequence ATGTATGTACAAGGTGCCCGGGGTCTTAGGGAAAAAGTGTTGGGAAATGGTGTTGGAACTTGGAGGAACGTCAGGGAGCATAAGAGGAGCATCAGAGTGACATGGGATATGGCAGATGATTTCTTGCGCGAATATAGAGAGAAGTACGAGGCTGGTGTCATAGCATACAGCACCTACCGCAATGTCAGTTTTGCAATAACAAGGTTCTTTGAGTTCCTGGTCGAGGTTGTGGGCGTTCAGGAAGTTTATGAGATTGACAGGGACATACTGCAACACTTCTTTATCTGGGCGGCGAAGAAGGGATACAAGAGAAGGACACTCGAGAAACTGATAACATATGTTGGTAAGTTAATTAGAAGAATAGAGATGCTACAACTGACATTTCTCGGGTTTGAGTTCAATTATAGAGCAGTACTTGGTGGCAAGGGAATCAAAAGATTCGACTCGGACGATTTGGACTGGGATGCCCCGGACGCAGAAGATATACAACATACCCTCGATGAACTACACCACCGCTATGAGCGAGGGGAGCTCTCCGAACTAGTCTATGACAGACTGAGATTAATAGTCCTTCTTGGGGCATACACTGGCGCAAGAGGCACAGAGATGTCCAGGATCAAGGTTAAACACATCTTTTTCGAGGAGGGGCTACTACAGCTCTTCAGGGACAAAATCGAGAACGAGTACGAGAAAATGACTTTAGTCCCAATACACCCTGTGTTGTCTAGATACCTGAAGTATTACATCGGAAAGTACGGACTATCCCGGGGCGATCTATTGTTCGGGAGTAGCGTCAAAACAGGCGGAATAGACATAGACAAGTATCTGTATCGTTACGGGATTTCAAAAATGCTCAGACTGCGTGATATGCGCAAGTTCTTCGCGAACACCCTAATCGAGTCGGGGGCAGTACTGAGTTTCGAGTACCTAATGGGGCACTCGGTGCGTAACAACATCAAAACTATCAGTTTTGTCCACTATATCGCGAGAGCAAAACTCATTCCAATTGTTCGTCAAGAATACTTTACCGCCTTCGCTAACATAAACTTCGACCCCCATCTTGACACAGGATTGGACACCAGTGGACAGGAAGGTGCATCCTGA
- a CDS encoding M48 family metallopeptidase codes for MLFIIITLEVLLAVVALKELGLKISLTAFGLIFAFYLWVSTHDIKGNYIPLERSEIPWLYDGIARMAKKAGLSMPRVYILDDYIPNAYSFKNTVVLSLGLFEVLDQDEILAVAAHELGHIKNGDTKMFPIIAYGRYLMIVFTAVLIFLAHSPTVTIAALGLYGLYEVTRASFLKNREFQADETALRLLDVPMSLKRALEELKYYEDLRIGVRLSSLPSIEPAIERKQKTAIIETHPSYDERIFRILVEINGSNLFNRRMQ; via the coding sequence ATGCTCTTCATCATAATAACCCTAGAGGTCCTGCTGGCAGTAGTGGCCCTAAAAGAACTGGGCCTCAAGATATCACTGACGGCATTTGGCCTCATCTTCGCATTCTATCTCTGGGTCTCCACCCACGACATCAAGGGTAACTATATCCCCCTTGAAAGAAGTGAGATCCCCTGGCTCTACGACGGCATAGCCAGAATGGCAAAGAAGGCAGGCCTCTCAATGCCAAGGGTTTACATCCTTGACGACTACATCCCAAACGCATACTCATTTAAGAACACGGTGGTCCTTTCCCTCGGACTTTTCGAGGTTCTTGACCAAGACGAAATACTAGCCGTTGCCGCCCATGAACTCGGCCACATAAAGAATGGCGACACAAAGATGTTTCCCATTATAGCCTACGGCAGGTACCTTATGATTGTGTTCACAGCGGTGCTGATTTTCCTAGCCCACAGCCCCACTGTCACAATAGCAGCACTCGGACTATACGGACTCTACGAGGTTACCCGCGCTAGCTTCCTGAAGAACAGGGAATTCCAGGCGGACGAAACCGCACTCAGACTCTTAGACGTCCCTATGAGCCTGAAGCGCGCCCTTGAGGAGCTTAAATACTACGAGGATCTCAGGATAGGAGTCAGGCTGAGCTCGCTGCCGAGCATTGAGCCGGCAATAGAGAGGAAGCAGAAAACAGCCATAATAGAGACCCATCCAAGTTATGATGAGAGAATATTCAGAATCTTGGTTGAAATAAATGGTAGTAACCTGTTCAACAGGCGCATGCAGTGA
- a CDS encoding HAD-IA family hydrolase, with the protein MDIRLVVFDLDGTLIGAPKPFAQVKEELKSRLLEMGIPQDIIGDLTPMCENLHRIAKETGRSFEELYSIMVGLEVGRIAESFLFDGVLDVLEFLKARGIPMAIMTRSSREATMKALEMNGIKDYFSLISTRDDVPAREVKPNAGQLERIITAFGVEPSKVLVVGDHGYDIIPARELGALSVMITDHTAGRMSFSVEAKPNFEIETIKGLLPLLENLLSTYVVVPAYNEERTIGTVLDDLLRYFRAEEIIVVNDGSRDKTAEVARSRGVHVLTHLVNRGLGGALGTGIAYALRKNARLILTFDADGQHLVSDALRVMKPVAEGKADFAVGSRLKGDTSEMPFVKRFGNFVLDAITAVFARKYVSDSQSGLRCFSQECASKITITCDRYAVSSEIIIEASRNGCRIVEVPIKAVYTEYSMKKGTNILEGVKIALNLLFDKLR; encoded by the coding sequence ATGGATATAAGGCTCGTTGTCTTTGACCTCGACGGAACCCTCATCGGGGCACCAAAGCCTTTTGCCCAAGTCAAGGAGGAGCTTAAATCAAGGCTGCTGGAGATGGGAATCCCCCAGGATATCATTGGTGATCTCACTCCAATGTGCGAAAATCTCCATCGGATAGCGAAGGAAACGGGGAGAAGCTTTGAGGAGCTATACTCGATAATGGTCGGGCTCGAGGTGGGACGAATAGCGGAGAGCTTTCTCTTCGATGGCGTTCTCGACGTTCTGGAGTTCCTAAAGGCAAGGGGCATCCCAATGGCGATAATGACAAGGAGTTCCCGCGAGGCAACGATGAAGGCCCTCGAGATGAACGGTATTAAGGACTACTTCTCGTTGATATCCACCCGGGACGATGTTCCGGCCAGGGAAGTCAAGCCGAACGCTGGTCAGCTTGAAAGGATAATTACAGCCTTTGGGGTCGAGCCGAGCAAGGTTCTCGTCGTTGGAGATCACGGCTACGATATAATTCCCGCCCGGGAGCTAGGTGCGCTGAGCGTCATGATCACTGACCACACCGCTGGGAGGATGAGTTTTAGCGTTGAGGCGAAGCCGAACTTCGAGATTGAAACGATTAAAGGCCTCCTTCCGCTGTTGGAGAACCTATTGAGTACATACGTGGTCGTTCCTGCCTACAACGAGGAGAGAACCATTGGGACAGTTCTTGACGATCTCCTGCGCTACTTCCGGGCTGAAGAGATAATCGTCGTCAACGATGGCAGCAGGGACAAAACAGCCGAGGTAGCACGCTCCAGAGGCGTTCACGTCCTTACCCACCTTGTCAACCGAGGCCTCGGTGGGGCCCTTGGGACTGGCATTGCCTATGCCCTCAGGAAGAATGCGAGACTTATACTCACCTTTGATGCCGATGGTCAACACCTAGTGAGTGATGCCCTTCGTGTTATGAAGCCAGTCGCTGAGGGCAAAGCCGACTTTGCAGTTGGTTCGAGGCTCAAGGGCGACACGAGCGAGATGCCCTTCGTCAAGCGCTTTGGTAACTTCGTCCTTGATGCTATAACAGCGGTCTTCGCGCGGAAGTACGTCAGCGACAGCCAGAGTGGACTGAGATGCTTCAGTCAGGAGTGTGCGTCAAAAATAACGATAACCTGCGACCGCTATGCAGTTTCGAGCGAGATAATCATAGAGGCCTCGAGGAACGGTTGCAGGATTGTGGAAGTTCCCATTAAAGCAGTTTATACGGAGTACTCCATGAAGAAGGGCACAAACATCCTGGAGGGGGTTAAGATAGCCCTTAATCTGCTGTTCGATAAACTGAGGTGA
- the dph5 gene encoding diphthine synthase, whose amino-acid sequence MAIYFIGLGLYDEKDITLKGLETARKCDLVFAEFYTSLLAGTTLDKIEELIGKPIRRLSREEVELQFERIVLSEAKGKDVAFLTAGDPMVATTHSDLRIRAKEMGIESYVIHAPSIYSAIAITGLQVYKFGKSATVAYPEKNWFPTSHYDVIRENKERGLHTMLFLDIKADQNRYMTANEAMEILLQVEEMKGEGVFTPDTLVVVLARAGSLNPTLKAGYVRDMLNEDFGRQPHVMVVPGRLHIVEAEYLVTFAGAPRKILDEV is encoded by the coding sequence ATGGCGATATACTTCATTGGGTTGGGACTCTACGACGAAAAAGACATCACGCTCAAGGGCCTGGAGACGGCCAGAAAATGCGACCTCGTCTTTGCCGAGTTCTACACCTCGCTTTTGGCCGGGACGACGCTTGATAAGATTGAGGAGCTCATAGGGAAGCCCATCAGGAGGCTCAGCAGGGAAGAGGTCGAGCTCCAATTTGAGAGAATCGTTCTTAGCGAGGCGAAGGGCAAGGACGTCGCCTTTCTAACCGCGGGTGACCCTATGGTGGCAACCACTCACTCCGACCTCCGCATAAGGGCGAAGGAGATGGGAATCGAGAGTTACGTCATCCACGCGCCAAGCATCTATTCCGCCATAGCAATAACCGGCCTTCAGGTATACAAGTTCGGCAAGAGCGCAACCGTAGCTTACCCAGAGAAAAACTGGTTTCCAACGAGTCACTACGACGTGATAAGAGAGAACAAAGAGCGGGGGCTTCACACGATGCTCTTCCTTGACATAAAGGCTGATCAGAATCGCTACATGACAGCTAACGAGGCTATGGAGATTCTCCTCCAGGTCGAGGAGATGAAGGGGGAAGGTGTTTTCACGCCTGATACGCTGGTAGTCGTTCTTGCGCGTGCGGGCTCGCTCAATCCGACGCTCAAAGCTGGCTACGTTAGGGACATGCTCAACGAGGACTTCGGCAGACAGCCGCACGTTATGGTCGTTCCGGGGAGACTGCACATTGTTGAGGCGGAATACTTAGTGACCTTCGCCGGTGCACCGAGGAAGATACTCGACGAGGTCTAG
- a CDS encoding BlaI/MecI/CopY family transcriptional regulator, with the protein MEPHEFKLTEEGIKAVLPPLEAEIMEHMWRVKVATAGQVYEYMKEKHPDIRRSTISILMNRLCERGLLKRSVEKGRGGMRYVYSITTTREEFEEKVVKSILDALMTNFREATYAYLSKIKK; encoded by the coding sequence ATGGAGCCCCACGAGTTCAAGCTCACCGAAGAAGGTATAAAGGCGGTTCTCCCACCCCTCGAAGCAGAGATAATGGAACACATGTGGAGGGTTAAGGTGGCCACCGCCGGCCAGGTCTACGAATACATGAAGGAGAAGCATCCAGACATAAGGCGCTCCACTATAAGCATTCTCATGAACCGCCTCTGCGAGCGCGGTCTGCTCAAAAGAAGCGTTGAGAAGGGAAGGGGTGGTATGAGATACGTCTACTCAATAACCACCACAAGGGAGGAGTTCGAGGAAAAAGTAGTGAAGAGTATCCTCGACGCCCTCATGACAAACTTCAGGGAAGCGACCTACGCATACCTCTCCAAAATTAAGAAGTGA
- a CDS encoding DUF2304 domain-containing protein, producing MYAVQYITIVIVLALMVYVLGRYGRKEFEWGDFLFWEALLLGLLIVAIFPLEIANEIKHILGLGRGLDALFVISIGLAYILMFRVYLAVDKTEREITELTRKIAMELEEINKRLEKIEKNL from the coding sequence ATGTATGCGGTTCAGTACATAACTATAGTTATTGTTCTCGCATTGATGGTCTATGTGCTTGGAAGGTATGGGCGCAAGGAATTTGAGTGGGGAGACTTCCTGTTCTGGGAAGCACTCCTGCTTGGCCTCCTAATAGTCGCAATATTTCCTTTGGAGATAGCCAACGAAATAAAGCACATTCTTGGTCTTGGTAGAGGTCTCGATGCCCTCTTCGTTATAAGTATTGGCCTTGCATACATACTGATGTTCAGGGTTTATCTCGCTGTCGACAAAACCGAGCGCGAGATAACCGAGCTAACAAGGAAAATCGCCATGGAGCTGGAGGAGATAAACAAGCGACTGGAAAAAATAGAGAAGAACCTTTAA